The genomic window CGATTTTGAGAACGACAGCGACTTCCGTCCCAGCCGTGCCAGGTGCTGCCTCAGATTCAGGTTAAGCCGCTCAATTCGCTGCGTATATCGCTTGCTGATTACGTGCAGCTTTCCCTTCAGGCGGGATTCATACAGCGGCCAGCCATCCGTCATCCATATCACCACGTCAAAGGGTGACAGCAGGCTCATAAGACGCCCCAGCGTCGCCATAGTGCGTTCACCGAATACGTGCGCAACAACCGTCTTCCGGAGCCTGTCATACGCGTAAAACAGCCAGCGCTGGCGCGATTTAGCCCCGACGTATCCCCACTGTTCGTCCATTTCCGCGC from Flammeovirga agarivorans includes these protein-coding regions:
- a CDS encoding IS1-like element IS1D family transposase (programmed frameshift), producing MASVSISCPSCSATDGVVRNGKSTAGHQRYLCSHCRKTWQLQFTYTASQPGTHQKIIDMAMNGVGCRATARIMGVGLNTIFRHFKKLRPQSVTSRIQPGSDVIVCAEMDEQWGYVGAKSRQRWLFYAYDRLRKTVVAHVFGERTMATLGRLMSLLSPFDVVIWMTDGWPLYESRLKGKLHVISKRYTQRIERLNLNLRQHLARLGRKSLSFSKS